The following are from one region of the Coccinella septempunctata chromosome 7, icCocSept1.1, whole genome shotgun sequence genome:
- the LOC123317110 gene encoding glutaredoxin-C4-like, producing the protein MSADKAKAVKDLIDSDKVVIFSKTYCPYCKMAKEVFDGLQKSYTAVELDNRDDGDEIQTILGQITGARTVPRVFVNGECLGGGSDVKALHEKGELQKYF; encoded by the exons atgtcagCCGATAAAGCCAAAGCTGTGAAAGATTTGATCGACAGTGATAAAGTTGTCATCTTCTCCAAAACCTATTGCCCTTACTGCAAAATGGCCAAGGAA GTCTTTGATGGCCTCCAGAAAAGTTACACAGCCGTGGAACTAGACAACCGTGATGATGGAGATGAAATCCAAACTATCTTGGGTCAAATAACTGGAGCAAGAACT GTGCCCCGTGTTTTTGTCAATGGGGAATGTCTTGGGGGAGGATCTGATGTTAAAGCCCTTCACGAGAAAGGTGAATTACAGAAGTACTTTTAA
- the LOC123317109 gene encoding group XIIA secretory phospholipase A2 isoform X1, with translation MEIPYGKIAIYVLTFIGYIYSGYGSSILSNLRDAVISAEYTFNGLFATVTNVAKKFQTFTDVFDSAVEEDCIFKCPNAATPKPNRHHQPQANGCGSLGLSIPAEYLPISEMTKCCNTHDICYSTCNKQKELCDLEFKRCLYRYCDGYTHTIGGISTEKACKGAAKMLYTGTLTFGCKPYLDSQKEACYCPPSYGWKDDKRRKYERGSDL, from the exons atggaAATTCCGTAcggaaaaattgcaatttacgTGTTGACCTTCATTGGATACATTTACTCTGGATATGGATCAAGCATTTTATCAAATTTAAGGGATGCAGTCATCTCTGCCGAATATACATTCAATGGCCTATTCGCAACCGTTACAAATGTAGCCAAGAAATTTCAGACGTTCACTGATGTGTTCGACTCGGCTGTGGAAGAAGATTGTATTTTCAAGTGTCCCAATG CAGCTACACCTAAACCTAACCGACACCATCAACCTCAAGCTAATGGATGTGGATCTTTAGGGTTGTCTATACCTGCAGAATATCTCCCAATTAGTGAAATGACGAAATGCTGTAATACTCATGACATATGCTATAGCACTTGCAACAAACAGAAAGAATTGTGCGATTTAGAATTTAAACGATGTCTTTATAGATACTGTGATGGATATACACATACTATTGGTGGAATTTCTACTGAGAAAG CTTGTAAAGGGGCTGCTAAAATGTTGTATACTGGAACTCTGACTTTTGGTTGCAAGCCTTATTTAGACTCTCAGAAAGAGGCTTGCTATTGTCCCCCATCATACGGTTGGAAGGATGATAAAAGACGCAAGTATGAAAGGGGTTCAGATTTGTGA
- the LOC123317109 gene encoding group XIIA secretory phospholipase A2 isoform X2: MEIPYGKIAIYVLTFIGYIYSGYGSSILSNLRDAVISAEYTFNGLFATVTNVAKKFQTFTDVFDSAVEEDCIFKCPNATPKPNRHHQPQANGCGSLGLSIPAEYLPISEMTKCCNTHDICYSTCNKQKELCDLEFKRCLYRYCDGYTHTIGGISTEKACKGAAKMLYTGTLTFGCKPYLDSQKEACYCPPSYGWKDDKRRKYERGSDL, encoded by the exons atggaAATTCCGTAcggaaaaattgcaatttacgTGTTGACCTTCATTGGATACATTTACTCTGGATATGGATCAAGCATTTTATCAAATTTAAGGGATGCAGTCATCTCTGCCGAATATACATTCAATGGCCTATTCGCAACCGTTACAAATGTAGCCAAGAAATTTCAGACGTTCACTGATGTGTTCGACTCGGCTGTGGAAGAAGATTGTATTTTCAAGTGTCCCAATG CTACACCTAAACCTAACCGACACCATCAACCTCAAGCTAATGGATGTGGATCTTTAGGGTTGTCTATACCTGCAGAATATCTCCCAATTAGTGAAATGACGAAATGCTGTAATACTCATGACATATGCTATAGCACTTGCAACAAACAGAAAGAATTGTGCGATTTAGAATTTAAACGATGTCTTTATAGATACTGTGATGGATATACACATACTATTGGTGGAATTTCTACTGAGAAAG CTTGTAAAGGGGCTGCTAAAATGTTGTATACTGGAACTCTGACTTTTGGTTGCAAGCCTTATTTAGACTCTCAGAAAGAGGCTTGCTATTGTCCCCCATCATACGGTTGGAAGGATGATAAAAGACGCAAGTATGAAAGGGGTTCAGATTTGTGA